Genomic DNA from Marinobacter sp. MDS2:
CGGCAACGCCGGGTGATCACCATAGGTAGAGCTGGACGCCGCATAAGTGAAACTCTTCACCCCCGCATCCCGCGCCGCCACCAGCATATTCAGAAAACCGGTGATGTTGGCCGCATTGGTGGTGATGGGATCATTCAAAGACCGGGGCACCGAACCCAGCGCCGCCTGGTGCAGCACATAACCCACACCCTCACAGGCCCGGGCACAATCTTCCGGATTGCGGATATCGCCCTCAATAAACTGAAACCGCGCCCACTGCTCTGCAGACACCAGGCTGCGAACCTCATCCAGGTTACGCTGATAGCCGGTGGCGAAGTTGTCCAGTCCGACCACGCGCTGGTTCAGCTTCAGCAGGTGCTCCAGAAGGTTGGAGCCGATGAAGCCGGCTGCGCCGGTGATTAGCCAGGTTTTGGGCTGGCTGGGGAGTTGGTCGAGAAGTTGGGGGTAGCGCCGATTATCAGCAGAGAGCATCAGAGAACCTTTTAGAGTTTATTGGCCACGAAAACCACGAAAGGACACGAAAAATACGGACGGGATTTTTAGCGCCCCGCCAGGCGCCCGACAATTTCCTTAATCGCCCGACTGCTGCCGTCCAGCGCGCGGGTATCAGGAAGCAGGTTTCGCCACAGGGGCCGGGACAGCACTTCGTGGTCGGTTGCCACCGGAACAACCTCCAAGCCTTGGGCCTCAAACAAACGCCTGGCCCTTGGCATGTGATAGGCGGAAGTCACCAGAAGAATCCGGCTAATGCCGTGCCCTGCAAGAATCTCCGCCGAATACTCTGCGTTCTGGCTGGTATTCCGGCTCCGGTTTTCCAGAACCAAGGCCTGGCCGGGAACTCCCAGATCCCGCATAAACTGGCCCATAGCTTCAGCTTCAGACGCAGCACTGTGCGAAGGATCGCTGCCACCGATTAGCAACACTAGCGGTGCTTTAGAAGCATGAAACAACCGGGCGGCATGCCAAACCCGATCAGCACCGGACTCCAGGTTCGGATACAGATCACCGTGGCCCGCAGGCGACACGCCGCCGCCCAACACCACAATAGCCTCCGCCTGAGGCACATCTTGAATCGCCATCGGTGGATGCTGATTTTCCAGGTAGCCGCGTACCCAATTGCTGGCGGCAGGCAAAGACCAGAACCACAACCAAAGCAGCGCCAACACACCCAGTGATATTGCCAAACGCAGACGGCCCCAGAGCGCCAGAACAACACCCAGCAAACCGCCAAATATTGATGCGCCCAATGGCGATATCAGTGCTATCGCGAGCTTGGAGATTATAAACATGCCTTACTCGCCATTCTTGACAAAGGGATAGCCCTGCCAATACTGCAGCTTAAAGCCAAACAATATTTTGGTAAGGCAACCAAGCAAAAGAATGCCCCGCAAAAAACAACCAAACGGCCTGCACCAGCCCGTAATACCCAACCACTCCAAGCGTGACCAGACCACGGTGCCGAGGATCAGTCACCACAAACGGCAAACGGGCAAATACAAACATCTGAATCGGAATCAGATACAACGCGACTCGATCAGTAGCAGTGGAAGACAAAACCACCAGCGGAATACACACCAGGGAAAGCACTGACATCCAGAACCAGAGTTTGTTCTCTGCTTCGGTCAGCCTCAGGTACCGGCGAAACACAAAGAACAACATCGCAGGAACCGCATTCATCAGCACCCTGATCAATCCGCCCTGTGACTCATAATCCGCCTCCACGTAGTTCGTCCAAAGCCGCTCTGCGGAGTCGAAGACGAAGAGATAGCCACCTACCAGCGAAATAAGGCCAACCCAGAGCAAACTCCAGAAACGGTTTGAGGTAGAGGCCAACGCAGCGACGGGTAGCATCAGAACTGCCGACTTGTGGAAAGTAGCGGCCAACATCACCCAGAAAACAAACCAGCGCATTTGGCCGTTACTAAGTGAGACCAGGCCAATCAACAGTAGCCCCAAGGCCGCTGACTGACGGGTGTAGCCCATGCCCACCACAATGATCAGATAAGGAACGGCCACCAATAGCGCCAGCCAGGGCAGGGGCTGGCTGCGGGCAAAACGCACGACACCCGCCATTACAATCATCCCGCAAAGGGTGTTAACCCAATAAATCGTGCCTCCGGCTTGCCCTACAAACCAGTTAAGCAGGTAATAGCCAGGGTCCCCTCCCGCTATCACCTCCCACAGGTTCTTTGCGGTATGAATTTCGAGAAGGTTTATGTAGGCAAACCAGTCCCCGCCAACTTCAAAACGCAGCCCTATCGCAAGAGAGAACACCAACCAGGCAAGGCCCCAAGCGTACGGCTTCGATTTGTCAGCCAAACGCTGATTCGCCAGAACCACGCCTGCTGGGATCAGAAAAAAGAGCCAATAAGGCAGCATGGGTTACCTAAGAGAAATGAATGAGGAATTCAGGCAGTATCAAAACAAATCAACTTACCGAGGGATTCCAGCGCTTAATCCAGGCGCTCAACTGAAGCACGGCCCACAACTGCTGTGCATAATGCCCTCGCCCCTGGATGTGCCGATCCCACATCAATCGGACAGTTTTAGGGTCCAAAGCCGGAATTTGACTCAACCAGTGCACGCTCAATAAATCTTCCGCCCATTCCCTCAACGGCCCACGCAAC
This window encodes:
- a CDS encoding YdcF family protein, translating into MFIISKLAIALISPLGASIFGGLLGVVLALWGRLRLAISLGVLALLWLWFWSLPAASNWVRGYLENQHPPMAIQDVPQAEAIVVLGGGVSPAGHGDLYPNLESGADRVWHAARLFHASKAPLVLLIGGSDPSHSAASEAEAMGQFMRDLGVPGQALVLENRSRNTSQNAEYSAEILAGHGISRILLVTSAYHMPRARRLFEAQGLEVVPVATDHEVLSRPLWRNLLPDTRALDGSSRAIKEIVGRLAGR
- a CDS encoding EpsG family protein → MLPYWLFFLIPAGVVLANQRLADKSKPYAWGLAWLVFSLAIGLRFEVGGDWFAYINLLEIHTAKNLWEVIAGGDPGYYLLNWFVGQAGGTIYWVNTLCGMIVMAGVVRFARSQPLPWLALLVAVPYLIIVVGMGYTRQSAALGLLLIGLVSLSNGQMRWFVFWVMLAATFHKSAVLMLPVAALASTSNRFWSLLWVGLISLVGGYLFVFDSAERLWTNYVEADYESQGGLIRVLMNAVPAMLFFVFRRYLRLTEAENKLWFWMSVLSLVCIPLVVLSSTATDRVALYLIPIQMFVFARLPFVVTDPRHRGLVTLGVVGYYGLVQAVWLFFAGHSFAWLPYQNIVWL